Proteins encoded together in one Hymenobacter monticola window:
- a CDS encoding RagB/SusD family nutrient uptake outer membrane protein: MKNNSFSRGLITLALGTALTGLATSCQKDLDQTPKYEPTPDRVYVNLAAYKSVLGKLYGGFALTSLGGADGDSDIKGIDGGTGNYLRQLWSAQELTTDEAVIAWNDPGIQDWHNMSWDANNPLLRGLYNRAYYEISICNELIRESSDDKLASRLPASDVAEAKRFRAEARFLRAVAYMHVIDLFGGGPFVTEANEVGVAAPPYNTRQQLYTFVENELLALKSDLAPTRTNEFGRVDQAAASGMLARLYLNAEVYTGTPQYAKAATEAQNVINGGYSLVTQASSASSAYGRNFLADNNLAPAANEIVWSILLDATRTTTYGGTTFLVNGATNGASAGWQRYVGQTTGWGGMRATRALFDKFFLLGADTTVDRRGRFWTRGQTLDILDQSQFTQGVGVTKYRNINSDGSVIPGSRNFSSVDFPMLRLSDMMLIYAEAAARGAATRATGREYVNKIRRRAFGLDINTPSAAADITDAQMTTDLILDERARELHWEALRRTDLVRNGKFTTTAYIWPWKGGVAAGRAVPDFRNLFPLPTSDLTANPNLKQNPGYN, translated from the coding sequence ATGAAGAATAACTCTTTTTCCCGTGGGTTAATTACCCTCGCATTGGGCACGGCCCTGACCGGGCTTGCTACGTCCTGCCAAAAAGACCTTGACCAGACCCCCAAGTATGAGCCCACGCCCGACAGGGTGTACGTGAACCTGGCCGCTTACAAAAGCGTGTTGGGCAAGCTCTACGGCGGTTTTGCCCTCACCAGCCTGGGCGGGGCCGATGGCGACAGCGACATCAAGGGCATCGACGGCGGCACTGGCAACTACCTGCGCCAGCTGTGGAGCGCCCAGGAGCTGACCACCGACGAAGCCGTGATAGCTTGGAACGACCCCGGCATTCAGGACTGGCACAACATGAGCTGGGACGCCAACAACCCGCTGTTGCGCGGCCTCTACAACCGGGCTTACTACGAAATCAGCATCTGCAACGAGCTCATCCGCGAATCATCGGATGACAAGCTGGCCAGCCGCCTGCCGGCCAGCGACGTGGCGGAAGCCAAGCGCTTCCGGGCCGAGGCCCGCTTCCTGCGCGCCGTGGCCTACATGCACGTCATCGACCTGTTCGGCGGGGGTCCGTTCGTGACCGAAGCCAACGAAGTAGGCGTGGCAGCGCCGCCCTACAACACCCGGCAGCAGCTTTACACTTTCGTCGAAAATGAGTTGCTGGCGCTTAAGTCGGACCTGGCGCCGACCCGCACCAACGAGTTCGGCCGTGTAGACCAAGCCGCCGCCAGCGGCATGCTGGCCCGCCTGTACCTGAACGCCGAGGTGTACACCGGCACGCCGCAGTACGCCAAGGCCGCCACCGAAGCCCAAAACGTCATCAACGGCGGTTATTCGCTGGTGACGCAAGCCAGTTCGGCCTCTTCGGCCTATGGCCGCAACTTTTTGGCCGACAACAACCTGGCTCCGGCGGCCAACGAAATCGTGTGGTCGATTCTGCTGGATGCCACCCGCACCACCACCTACGGCGGCACCACCTTCCTGGTGAATGGTGCAACCAACGGCGCCTCGGCCGGCTGGCAGCGCTACGTGGGCCAAACCACGGGCTGGGGCGGCATGCGCGCCACCCGCGCGCTGTTCGACAAGTTTTTCCTGTTGGGTGCCGACACCACGGTTGACCGGCGCGGTCGCTTCTGGACGCGCGGCCAGACGCTGGACATCCTCGACCAGAGCCAGTTTACTCAAGGTGTGGGCGTCACCAAGTACCGGAACATCAACTCGGACGGTTCGGTCATCCCGGGCTCGCGGAATTTCTCCAGCGTCGACTTCCCGATGCTGCGCCTCTCCGACATGATGCTCATCTACGCCGAAGCAGCTGCCCGCGGCGCGGCCACCCGGGCCACCGGCCGCGAATACGTGAACAAGATTCGCCGTCGGGCTTTCGGTCTCGACATCAACACCCCCAGCGCGGCCGCCGACATCACCGATGCGCAGATGACCACGGACCTCATCCTGGACGAGCGCGCCCGGGAGCTGCACTGGGAAGCCCTGCGCCGCACCGACCTCGTGCGGAACGGCAAGTTCACCACTACCGCCTACATCTGGCCCTGGAAAGGCGGCGTGGCAGCCGGCCGGGCAGTGCCCGATTTCCGGAACCTGTTTCCGTTGCCCACCTCGGACCTGACCGCCAACCCCAACCTGAAGCAAAACCCCGGCTACAACTAA
- the trpC gene encoding indole-3-glycerol phosphate synthase TrpC — MSTILDTIVAHKRKEVAARRELVPVKLLESSLFFNSQPLSLRHYLTRSNSSGLIAEFKRRSPSKGWINRYAPVERTTLGYMQAGAAALSILTDAEFFGGKNEDLTTARRFNFCPILRKDFVVDEYQILEAKSIGADAVLLIAAVLTPSEIDSLGRLARSLGLEVLLEVHNAEELARSANADAVSLIGVNNRNLHDFSLSLNTSLELAAAIPEEFVKVSESGISSAQAIGQLREAGYRGFLLGEVFMREARPERACAALVQELGILAPKVSVGG; from the coding sequence ATGTCCACCATCCTCGATACCATCGTAGCCCACAAGCGGAAAGAAGTAGCTGCTCGCCGCGAGCTGGTGCCCGTGAAGCTGCTGGAAAGCAGCCTGTTTTTCAACTCGCAGCCTTTGTCGCTGCGCCACTACCTGACGCGCTCGAACAGCAGCGGCCTCATCGCCGAGTTCAAGCGCAGGTCGCCCTCCAAAGGCTGGATAAACCGCTACGCGCCGGTGGAGCGCACCACGCTGGGCTACATGCAGGCCGGAGCCGCCGCGCTATCCATTCTAACCGATGCCGAGTTTTTTGGCGGGAAGAACGAGGACCTGACCACGGCCCGGCGCTTCAACTTCTGCCCCATTCTGCGCAAAGATTTTGTGGTGGATGAGTACCAGATTCTGGAGGCCAAAAGCATCGGGGCCGATGCCGTGCTGCTGATTGCGGCCGTGCTCACGCCGTCGGAAATCGACTCGCTGGGGCGGCTGGCCCGCTCGCTGGGCCTAGAAGTGCTGCTCGAAGTGCACAACGCCGAAGAATTGGCCCGCTCGGCCAACGCCGACGCCGTGAGCTTGATTGGCGTCAACAACCGCAACCTGCACGACTTCAGCCTGAGCCTGAATACCTCGCTTGAGCTGGCCGCCGCCATTCCCGAAGAATTTGTGAAAGTTTCGGAAAGCGGAATTTCCAGCGCCCAAGCTATTGGCCAGCTACGCGAAGCGGGCTACCGGGGCTTTCTGCTGGGCGAAGTCTTCATGCGAGAGGCCCGGCCCGAGCGGGCCTGCGCCGCGCTGGTGCAGGAGCTGGGAATCTTAGCGCCAAAGGTTTCCGTTGGAGGCTGA
- a CDS encoding SusC/RagA family TonB-linked outer membrane protein, with the protein MKHHYLAKLLFLLLFAAFGLPLAAQAQTGSVSGRVTDGKNEGIPGATVLIDGTTLGGSSNVDGTYSIQNVPVGPQTLVISFVGYNSVRRPITVVAGQNTEVSAGLTENTTQLSEAVVVGYGTQRRQDVTGSVATVDSRQFVQGQVTNSDQLIQGKVAGVSITTSGGAPGAPSTVRIRGNSSLNANSDPLYVIDGVPVDKGDIKGASNPLTLINPSDIETFTVLKDASATAIYGNRASGGVILITTKRGLKGEKLRVELNSQLGVSTVARRYESLSADEFRGLVTANGAPAQIATLGTANTNWQNEVFRTAATYDNTVSLIGSVAKVPFRVSYGNLYQEGIVITNKLKRNTGSISLSPTLLDEHLRIDVNAKGSVLDNRFANYDQIGIAAFFDPTQPIRSNEAQYGRYGGYYQYLGPTGAPLGNAPGNPIAALNNTNDISTVKRLIGNVQFDYKVHGVEGLRANLNLGLDISRSKGSKDISPADFGNYNANAPSTPGLNGNYTQSAQDKDMKLLEAYLAYSKQFGGTKFDIQGGYAYQNFSDQGPNFLAYRSDRTTLVNPDARLVVPGFYNNYVLISYFSRATLNVQDKYLVTATVRNDRTSRFRDGYNSGWFPALGLAWRVKGEEFLKDNNTFSELKLRAGYGRTGQQDIGGAYDTQARYALGNSESQYLFGNAATGPIIGPLGYNAVLTWETTNTYNAGLDLGFLDNRLTATIDVYQRTASDLLQEVNVPAGSNLVNRLNANQGALRNRGIELGLNYGVLRSENLNWDVNLNGAYNVNKITSLGLQDAGFPGVQVGDIGGGTGNQIQIRSVGYPTDAFYVFQQVYGPDGRPVQGVYVDRNNNGSTTDDLYRYKQPAPLVTLGFSSNLTYKKLVFAFTLRSNLGNYVYNANAADRGTYANAQGSTLFVNNISPDVRNTGFTRQQLFSDYYVQNASFLRCQNISLGYNVGKVLGASSLRITGNVQNAFLITKYKGVEPEINGGIDRNFYPVARTYTLGIALGI; encoded by the coding sequence ATGAAACACCACTATCTAGCGAAACTATTGTTTCTGCTACTGTTCGCCGCCTTTGGCTTGCCGCTGGCGGCCCAGGCCCAAACCGGCTCGGTCAGCGGCCGCGTCACCGATGGCAAGAACGAAGGCATCCCCGGTGCCACCGTGCTCATCGACGGCACCACGCTGGGCGGCTCGTCCAACGTTGACGGCACCTACAGCATCCAAAACGTGCCGGTGGGTCCCCAAACTTTGGTCATCTCGTTTGTGGGCTACAACTCGGTTCGCCGCCCCATCACGGTCGTAGCCGGCCAGAACACGGAAGTGTCGGCGGGCCTCACCGAAAACACCACGCAGCTCTCCGAAGCCGTGGTGGTGGGCTACGGCACGCAGCGCCGCCAAGACGTGACCGGGTCCGTGGCCACGGTTGACTCCCGGCAGTTTGTGCAGGGCCAGGTCACCAACTCCGACCAGCTCATTCAGGGCAAAGTAGCCGGGGTGAGCATCACCACCAGCGGTGGGGCGCCGGGCGCGCCTTCGACCGTTCGCATCCGCGGCAATTCCTCGCTGAACGCCAACAGCGACCCGCTCTACGTTATCGACGGCGTGCCCGTGGACAAGGGCGATATCAAGGGCGCCTCGAACCCGCTCACACTCATCAACCCCAGCGACATTGAAACCTTCACCGTGCTGAAGGACGCCTCGGCCACGGCCATCTACGGCAACCGCGCTTCGGGCGGCGTTATTCTCATCACCACCAAGCGGGGCCTCAAAGGCGAAAAGCTGCGCGTGGAGTTGAACTCGCAGCTCGGCGTTTCGACGGTTGCCCGTCGCTACGAGTCGTTGTCGGCCGATGAATTCCGCGGCCTGGTAACGGCCAACGGCGCCCCTGCGCAGATTGCGACGCTGGGCACGGCCAACACCAACTGGCAGAACGAGGTTTTCCGCACTGCCGCCACCTACGACAACACCGTGAGCCTGATTGGCAGCGTGGCCAAGGTTCCGTTCCGCGTATCGTACGGCAACCTCTACCAGGAGGGCATCGTCATCACCAACAAGCTGAAGCGCAACACGGGCTCCATCAGCCTGAGCCCCACCCTGCTTGATGAGCACCTGCGCATCGACGTGAACGCCAAGGGCAGCGTGCTCGACAACCGCTTCGCGAACTACGACCAGATTGGCATCGCGGCCTTCTTCGACCCCACGCAGCCGATTCGCTCCAACGAGGCCCAGTACGGCCGCTACGGCGGCTATTACCAGTACCTGGGGCCCACGGGCGCACCGCTGGGCAACGCCCCGGGCAACCCGATTGCGGCGCTGAATAACACGAACGACATCAGCACGGTGAAACGCCTCATCGGTAACGTGCAGTTCGACTACAAGGTGCACGGCGTAGAAGGCCTGCGCGCCAACCTCAACCTGGGCCTGGACATTTCCCGCAGCAAGGGCAGCAAAGACATTTCGCCGGCCGACTTTGGCAACTACAACGCCAACGCGCCCAGCACTCCTGGCCTCAACGGCAACTACACCCAGTCGGCTCAGGACAAGGACATGAAGTTGCTCGAAGCTTACCTGGCCTACAGCAAGCAGTTTGGCGGCACCAAGTTTGACATTCAAGGCGGCTACGCTTACCAGAACTTCAGCGACCAGGGCCCGAACTTCTTGGCTTATCGCTCGGACCGCACGACCCTCGTGAATCCGGATGCCCGCTTGGTGGTGCCCGGCTTCTACAACAACTACGTCCTGATTTCCTACTTCAGCCGCGCTACCCTGAACGTGCAGGACAAGTACCTGGTGACGGCGACCGTGCGGAATGACCGCACTTCGCGCTTCCGCGATGGCTACAACAGCGGCTGGTTTCCGGCCCTGGGCCTGGCCTGGCGCGTGAAGGGCGAAGAATTCCTGAAGGACAACAACACCTTCTCGGAACTGAAGCTGCGCGCTGGCTACGGCCGCACGGGCCAGCAGGACATCGGCGGTGCCTACGACACGCAGGCGCGCTATGCGCTGGGCAACTCGGAATCGCAGTACCTGTTCGGCAACGCCGCGACGGGCCCCATCATCGGCCCGCTGGGCTACAACGCCGTGCTGACCTGGGAAACCACCAACACCTACAACGCCGGCCTGGACCTGGGCTTCCTCGACAACCGCCTCACCGCGACCATCGACGTGTACCAGCGTACGGCCAGCGACCTGCTGCAGGAAGTGAACGTGCCGGCCGGCTCCAACCTCGTGAACCGCCTCAACGCCAACCAGGGTGCGCTGCGCAACCGCGGCATCGAACTGGGCCTGAACTACGGCGTGCTGCGCTCGGAAAACCTGAACTGGGACGTGAACCTGAACGGCGCCTACAATGTTAACAAAATCACCAGCTTGGGCCTGCAGGACGCCGGTTTCCCCGGCGTGCAGGTGGGCGACATTGGCGGTGGTACCGGCAACCAGATTCAGATTCGCAGCGTGGGCTACCCGACCGATGCTTTCTATGTATTCCAGCAGGTGTACGGCCCCGACGGCCGGCCCGTGCAAGGCGTGTACGTGGACCGCAACAACAACGGCTCGACCACAGACGACCTGTATCGCTACAAGCAGCCGGCGCCCCTCGTAACGCTGGGCTTCAGCTCGAACCTGACCTATAAGAAGCTGGTGTTCGCCTTCACGCTGCGCAGCAACCTGGGCAACTACGTGTACAACGCCAACGCCGCCGACCGCGGCACCTACGCCAACGCGCAAGGCTCGACGCTGTTTGTAAACAACATCTCGCCGGACGTGCGCAACACGGGCTTCACCCGCCAGCAGCTGTTTTCGGACTACTACGTGCAGAACGCCTCGTTCCTGCGCTGCCAGAACATTTCGCTGGGCTACAACGTGGGCAAAGTACTCGGTGCTTCGTCGCTGCGCATCACCGGCAACGTGCAAAACGCCTTCCTTATCACCAAGTACAAAGGCGTAGAGCCTGAAATCAACGGTGGCATTGACCGCAACTTCTACCCTGTCGCCCGCACCTACACCCTGGGCATTGCTCTCGGCATTTAA
- a CDS encoding anthranilate synthase component II — protein sequence MKILVLDNYDSFTYNLVHLQRELGHGPNLTVVRNDQLTLDAVAAYDAILLSPGPGVPAEAGLMPAIIRQYAPTKRILGVCLGHQGLAESFGAELYNIPAVLHGVANEAEVTVADERLFAGLPEKFQVGRYHSWAVRPESMPSTLEVTARDTNGEVLAFRHREFDVRGVQFHPESILTEHGAQMLENWLS from the coding sequence ATGAAAATCCTCGTTCTCGATAACTACGATTCCTTCACCTACAACCTCGTGCACCTGCAGCGCGAGTTGGGCCATGGTCCGAACCTGACCGTGGTACGCAACGACCAGCTGACGCTCGATGCGGTGGCGGCCTACGATGCCATCTTGCTGTCGCCCGGCCCGGGCGTGCCGGCCGAAGCGGGGCTGATGCCGGCCATCATCCGGCAATACGCGCCCACCAAGCGGATTCTGGGCGTGTGCCTGGGCCACCAGGGCCTGGCCGAGAGCTTTGGGGCCGAGTTGTATAACATTCCCGCTGTGCTGCACGGGGTGGCTAATGAAGCCGAGGTAACCGTAGCGGATGAGCGGCTCTTCGCCGGCTTGCCCGAAAAGTTTCAGGTGGGGCGCTACCACTCCTGGGCGGTGCGGCCCGAGTCGATGCCGTCCACGCTGGAAGTGACGGCCCGCGACACCAACGGCGAGGTGCTGGCCTTCCGCCACCGCGAGTTTGACGTGCGCGGCGTGCAGTTTCACCCCGAAAGCATCCTGACCGAGCACGGCGCCCAGATGCTGGAGAACTGGCTGTCTTAG
- a CDS encoding phosphoribosylanthranilate isomerase produces MNPSPKPLLVKVCGMRESANIEAVADLRPDFLGFIFHPGSARYAGTALQPELLRALPESVRKIGVFVDAGTVPILTTLAAFGLDGAQLHGQETPAQCAELRNAGVLVIKTFSVGDSLDLEALRPYEGTCDYYLFDTKGLAPGGNGIAFDWKLLRDYNFRTPYLLAGGIGPENIATLTALHLPGLVGVDLNSRFETAPGRKDAARLAPALAQLRRGAAPRPQAV; encoded by the coding sequence ATGAACCCTTCCCCTAAACCCCTGCTCGTGAAAGTGTGCGGCATGCGCGAATCGGCCAACATTGAAGCCGTGGCCGACCTGCGCCCCGACTTTCTTGGGTTCATCTTTCACCCGGGCTCGGCGCGCTACGCGGGCACGGCCTTGCAGCCCGAATTGCTGCGGGCGCTGCCCGAGAGTGTGCGCAAGATTGGGGTGTTCGTGGACGCCGGCACGGTGCCCATCTTGACCACCCTCGCGGCTTTTGGGCTCGATGGCGCACAGCTTCACGGGCAGGAAACGCCCGCCCAGTGCGCCGAGCTGCGCAATGCCGGGGTGCTGGTTATCAAAACGTTTAGCGTAGGCGACTCGCTCGATTTAGAAGCTTTGCGGCCTTATGAAGGCACTTGCGATTATTACTTATTCGATACCAAAGGGCTGGCGCCCGGCGGCAACGGCATCGCCTTCGACTGGAAGCTGCTGCGCGATTACAACTTCAGGACGCCTTATCTACTAGCCGGCGGCATTGGGCCCGAAAACATTGCGACACTCACGGCCCTGCACTTGCCTGGCCTGGTCGGCGTCGACCTCAACAGTCGCTTCGAAACCGCGCCCGGCCGCAAGGACGCCGCCCGGCTGGCTCCGGCGCTGGCCCAGCTGCGGCGCGGAGCAGCGCCCCGCCCGCAGGCCGTTTAA
- a CDS encoding anthranilate synthase component I family protein, which translates to MPQLTTHHRRLLADTVTPVGLYLRLRDQYSNCLLLESADYHGQQNAFSYLVCEPLATFELRRGGELRQQLPGGPATSEHLANPREALGKLRAFAAAFAPDETAARLPFISTGLFGYIGYEAVQSFEDVQLAVGKVPAGDIPLIRYGVYRYVIAFNHFRQELHLFSHGVAGEEKVQDDGLDRLENLVRNPSVPSFGFATAGEEQTNQTDAEFLARLAQGQAHCRRGDVFQIVLSRRFQQGFSGDEFNVYRALRSINPSPYLFYFDYGDYKIFGSSPEAQVLVQGREASLFPIAGTYRRTGDDAADAAAAQRLAADPKENAEHVMLVDLARNDLARHGTNVQVRTLREIQFYSHVIHLVSKVTADLDHGSDTLQVVADTFPAGTLSGAPKHRAIQLIDGLEPTARGYYGGCLGHLGFDGSFNHAIMIRSFLSTGNQLYFQAGAGVVAASNVQSELEEVHHKLGALRAALRAAEEVK; encoded by the coding sequence ATGCCCCAACTCACCACCCACCACCGCCGCCTGCTGGCCGACACCGTGACCCCGGTGGGCCTGTACCTGCGCCTGCGCGACCAATATTCCAACTGCCTGCTGCTGGAAAGCGCCGATTACCACGGGCAGCAAAATGCCTTCAGTTACCTTGTGTGCGAGCCGCTGGCCACGTTTGAGCTGCGCCGGGGCGGCGAGCTGCGGCAGCAACTGCCCGGCGGCCCCGCAACCAGTGAGCACCTGGCCAACCCCCGCGAGGCGCTGGGTAAGCTGCGTGCGTTCGCCGCAGCTTTCGCGCCCGATGAAACGGCTGCCCGCCTGCCTTTCATCAGCACCGGGCTGTTTGGCTACATCGGCTACGAGGCGGTGCAAAGCTTTGAGGATGTGCAGTTGGCAGTCGGCAAGGTGCCGGCGGGTGACATTCCGCTCATTCGCTACGGTGTGTACCGCTACGTCATCGCTTTCAACCACTTTCGGCAGGAGCTGCACCTGTTTTCGCACGGCGTAGCGGGCGAGGAAAAAGTGCAGGACGACGGCCTCGACCGGCTGGAGAACCTGGTGCGCAATCCCAGTGTGCCCAGTTTTGGCTTTGCCACGGCGGGGGAGGAGCAAACCAACCAAACCGATGCCGAGTTTCTGGCGCGGCTGGCGCAGGGGCAGGCCCACTGCCGCCGCGGCGATGTGTTTCAGATTGTGCTGTCGCGTCGATTCCAGCAGGGTTTTTCGGGCGATGAATTCAACGTGTACCGCGCCCTGCGCTCCATCAACCCCTCGCCCTACCTGTTCTATTTCGACTACGGCGACTACAAAATCTTCGGCTCTTCGCCCGAGGCGCAGGTACTGGTGCAGGGGCGCGAAGCCAGCCTGTTCCCGATAGCCGGCACCTACCGCCGCACCGGCGACGACGCGGCCGATGCCGCCGCGGCCCAGCGCCTCGCCGCCGACCCCAAGGAAAACGCCGAGCACGTGATGCTGGTAGACCTGGCCCGCAATGACCTGGCCCGCCACGGCACCAACGTGCAGGTGCGCACGCTGCGCGAAATCCAGTTTTACTCGCACGTCATTCACCTGGTCAGCAAAGTCACGGCCGACCTCGACCACGGCTCTGACACCCTGCAGGTGGTGGCCGACACTTTCCCGGCCGGCACGCTGTCGGGCGCGCCCAAGCACCGCGCCATCCAGCTAATCGACGGGCTCGAACCCACCGCCCGGGGCTATTACGGCGGCTGCCTGGGCCACCTGGGCTTCGACGGCAGCTTCAACCACGCCATCATGATACGCTCGTTTCTGAGCACCGGCAACCAGCTGTATTTCCAGGCCGGCGCGGGCGTAGTGGCGGCGTCCAATGTGCAGTCGGAGCTGGAAGAGGTACACCACAAGCTGGGGGCCCTGCGCGCTGCTTTGCGCGCTGCCGAAGAAGTTAAATAG
- the trpD gene encoding anthranilate phosphoribosyltransferase, translating to MKEILTKLFDHQPLTHAEAHAAMRQLGEGGANPAETAAFLAVYRMRPITVAELAGFRQALLDLSRDPQLGTHEVLDIVGTGGDGKNTLNISTLACFVVAGAGVKVAKHGNFGVSSVSGASNVLAHFGYDFEAGSDQLRRQLDRAGICFLHAPAFHPAMRHAGPVRRELGLRTFFNILGPLVNPARPAAQLLGVFSLELQRLYHYLMQPTGTRYAVVHALDGYDELALTGPAKVVSSFEGERLLTPETLGLTLCSATDLAGGSTVEAAAELFFDVLSGQSTAAQRNVVTANAGLALQCASPGLTWEDALGRSRESLDSGAAKKAFETMLSIK from the coding sequence ATGAAAGAAATTCTCACCAAACTTTTCGACCACCAGCCGCTCACCCACGCCGAGGCCCACGCCGCCATGCGCCAGCTGGGCGAGGGCGGCGCCAACCCGGCTGAAACCGCCGCTTTCCTGGCCGTGTACCGCATGCGGCCCATTACGGTGGCCGAACTGGCGGGCTTCCGGCAGGCGCTGCTCGACCTCAGCCGCGACCCGCAGCTGGGCACCCACGAAGTGCTCGACATTGTGGGCACGGGCGGCGACGGTAAAAACACGCTCAACATCTCCACGCTGGCCTGTTTTGTGGTGGCCGGGGCGGGGGTGAAGGTGGCCAAACACGGCAACTTCGGCGTGTCGTCGGTGTCGGGCGCGTCGAACGTGCTGGCGCATTTCGGCTACGACTTTGAGGCCGGCTCCGACCAGCTGCGGCGGCAGCTTGACCGGGCAGGCATCTGCTTTTTGCACGCGCCGGCCTTTCACCCAGCCATGCGGCACGCCGGGCCGGTGCGGCGCGAGCTGGGGCTGCGCACCTTTTTCAACATCCTCGGCCCGTTGGTGAACCCGGCCCGGCCGGCGGCGCAATTGCTGGGCGTGTTCAGCCTGGAGCTGCAGCGCCTCTACCACTACCTCATGCAGCCCACCGGCACCCGCTACGCCGTGGTGCACGCCCTCGATGGCTACGACGAGCTGGCCCTCACCGGCCCGGCCAAGGTAGTTTCTTCCTTCGAGGGCGAGCGCCTGCTGACGCCCGAAACCCTGGGCCTGACCCTTTGCTCGGCTACCGACCTGGCCGGTGGCAGCACCGTGGAGGCAGCCGCCGAGCTGTTTTTTGACGTACTGTCGGGCCAAAGCACGGCGGCCCAGCGCAACGTCGTCACGGCCAATGCGGGGCTGGCGCTGCAATGCGCCAGCCCCGGCCTCACCTGGGAAGATGCGCTGGGCCGAAGCCGCGAGTCGCTGGACTCGGGCGCCGCAAAAAAGGCATTTGAGACGATGCTTTCCATCAAGTAA
- a CDS encoding alpha/beta hydrolase-fold protein, producing the protein MSQPNPWVGQRMAGGLLLAMLSGPVAAQSILKIDQVPAITPATDTLFVAGSFNDWNPHSPKYALRKSTDGTYQVTLPAGLGAVEYKFTRGSWATVEIHDKNQGIANRKADLASAREVHHRVLAWADQRGAASKPRPHTATPQVHTLATAFTMPQLGHQRRVLVYLPADYAKQPARRYPVLYLHDGQNVFDEATSYGGEWGVDETLDQLRQTGQDATGSIVVAIDNGNEFRSDEYIPWVSTADEIKDQPHRGGQGGAYVDFLAQTLKPYVDAHYRTRPDVAHTGIAGSSLGGLISVYAALKYPKVFGQVGVFSPAFWVCNDSLKAYAKTHRAAPTARFYFVCGPKESETMLPLMAQWRDELRAEGVPAANISFRAPADGQHREWFWRREFPAAYRFLFRPAAKANSSASKR; encoded by the coding sequence GTGAGCCAGCCAAACCCATGGGTGGGGCAGCGCATGGCCGGTGGCCTGCTGCTGGCGATGCTCAGTGGCCCGGTGGCTGCCCAGAGTATTTTAAAAATCGACCAGGTGCCCGCCATCACCCCAGCGACGGACACGCTGTTTGTCGCGGGCTCCTTTAATGATTGGAACCCGCACTCGCCGAAGTATGCGCTGCGCAAAAGCACCGATGGCACCTACCAGGTGACCTTGCCGGCCGGGCTCGGGGCGGTGGAGTACAAGTTTACCCGCGGCAGTTGGGCTACCGTTGAAATACACGATAAAAACCAGGGCATCGCCAACCGCAAAGCCGATTTGGCAAGCGCCAGGGAAGTGCACCACCGCGTGCTGGCCTGGGCCGACCAAAGGGGCGCGGCGTCCAAGCCGCGTCCGCACACGGCCACGCCGCAGGTGCACACACTGGCCACGGCCTTCACCATGCCGCAGCTGGGCCACCAGCGCCGGGTGCTGGTCTACCTGCCGGCCGATTATGCGAAGCAGCCCGCCCGGCGCTACCCCGTGCTATATCTGCACGACGGCCAGAACGTGTTCGACGAGGCCACCAGCTACGGCGGCGAGTGGGGCGTGGACGAGACCCTGGACCAACTGCGCCAAACCGGGCAGGACGCCACGGGCAGCATAGTGGTGGCCATCGACAACGGTAATGAGTTTCGCTCCGATGAATACATCCCGTGGGTCAGCACCGCGGACGAAATCAAAGACCAGCCGCATCGGGGCGGGCAGGGAGGCGCCTACGTCGATTTCCTGGCCCAAACGCTGAAGCCTTATGTGGACGCCCACTACCGCACCCGGCCCGACGTGGCGCACACCGGCATCGCCGGCTCAAGCCTAGGCGGGCTCATCTCCGTGTACGCGGCCCTGAAATACCCCAAGGTATTTGGCCAGGTGGGCGTGTTTTCGCCGGCGTTTTGGGTGTGCAACGACTCCTTAAAGGCCTACGCCAAAACGCACCGGGCAGCGCCCACGGCCCGCTTCTATTTTGTATGTGGGCCCAAGGAGTCGGAAACCATGCTGCCGCTGATGGCCCAATGGCGCGACGAGCTGCGGGCCGAAGGGGTGCCCGCCGCCAATATTTCCTTTCGCGCGCCAGCCGATGGGCAACACCGCGAGTGGTTTTGGCGGCGCGAATTTCCGGCGGCTTATCGGTTTTTGTTCCGGCCCGCTGCAAAAGCCAATAGTTCAGCTTCTAAACGCTGA